The Longimicrobium sp. genomic interval GCTGCATCCCTCGCAGTACGTGCTCCTGAGCGCCGTCGACCCCGCCATCAACGCCAAGGGGATCGCCGACGTGAACGCGCAGGCCGAACTGCTCGACGCGATGGAGCAGGGCCCCGAGGCCGTCGTCATCCTCCACCTCGGCGGCGCGTACGGCGACAAGGACGCGGCCATCGCGCGCTTCATCGCCAACTGGCCGCGGCTCTCGGAGTCCGGTCGGCGGCGGCTGGTGATCGAGAATGACGAGACGATCTACACCGTGCAGGACTGCCTGCGCGTGCACGAGGCGGTCGGCGTCCGCGTGATCTTCGACCACCAGCACCACCTGCTGAACCCCGGGACGATGGAGATGGGCGACGCCGTCCGCGCCGCGCTGGACACGTGGCCGGCGGAGGTCACGCCGAAGGTGCACTTCTCGTCGCCGAAGATGGATTCGCGCGTGGTGGTGAAGGGCGGGAAGGAGGTGCCCGCGCCGCCATTGCTCTCCCAGCACGCGGACTACGTGAACCCGTGGGAGCTCGCCGCCTTCCTGCGCGCCGCCGGCCCGCGCCCGTTCGACGTGATGCTGGAGGCGAAGATGAAGGACGCCGCGCTCCTCAAGCTCCGCGCGGACATGGCGCGCCTGCGCCTCTGGCCGGACGGTGCGATGTAGGACGAGATCAAAAGAAAAGAAAGCTCACGCAGAGGAGCAGAGGCAGCAGAGGAACCCCGGTCCGGGCCTCTGCTACCTCTGCTCCTCTGCGTGAGATTCTGCAGTTTACCGATCCCGATCCCGCCGCGAATCCCCGCATTTTCGCACTTTGTCCCGCCTCACCAGCCGTGCATCTTTCGTATCTCGTTCGATGAAAAATCGTGACCGGGCCGTGGCGCGCCGTCTACCTTGCGCCGTTCCGCGGGCCGGGCTACCTTCGCGATAGATCCCCCGGAAAACTCGGAGTTCCACCCGCAGATCCGCGCCCCTCGGAGGCGCTTGCCACTCAGCCCCACGCCACGCCCCGGAGCACCGCCACGCACCCCGGCACACGCCCCGAATCCACCGCGAGCGGCCCGCATGCCGCCCGCGTGACCAGGCGCCCCGCCCCCTCGGCTGATGGAATGGCCGGCGCGGTGCGGCGCCGTTGTTCGTTCACCCCTCCAGGAGGACCCCCCATGCAACCAACCACGCGTTCGGAACCGCCCGGCGCGGTGTGGACGCTCCGCCGCCTGGCCGCGGCGGCCGTGGCGCTGGAGCTGGCGCTCCCCGCGGGCGCCGCCGCCCAGACCGGCGAGGTCGGCGGCACCGTGGTGGCCAGCGGCGGCGGGCGCCCGCTGGCCGGCGCCCAGGTGGTCGTCGTCAACACCTCGCTGCGCGCGGTGACCGACGCCGCCGGGCACTTCCGCATCGCCGGCGTCACCGGCGCCGAGGCCACGCTGCGCGTGAGCCTGCTCGGCTTCCAGGGTGCCACCCGCACCGTGCGCACCGGCGACATGGCGGTGCAGTTCGCGCTGCAGGAGGCCGCCATCTCGCTGAACCAGCTGGTGGTCACCGGCACCGCGCAGCCCACCGAGCGCCGCGCGCTGGGCAACGCCGTGGGCACCATCAACGCGGCCGAGGTCACCCGCGAGGCGCCCGTCACCAGCGTGCAGAGCCTGCTGAACGGCCGCGCCCCGGGCGTGGTCATCCAGCCCGGCACCGGCGCGGTGGGCACCGGCGCGCGCATCCGCATCCGCGGCGCCAGCTCGTTCTCGCTCTCCAACGAGCCGCTGGTGTACGTCGACGGCGTGCGCATCAACTCCACCGCCGCGACCGGGCCGGCCAACCAGGCGTTCGGCTCGAGCACCATCTCGCGCATCAACGACATCAACCCCGAAGACATCCAGAGCGTGGAGGTGCTGCGCGGGCCCGCGGCGGCCACGCTGTACGGCACCGAGGCGTCGAACGGGGTGATCCAGATCATCACCAAGAAGGGCGCGGCCGGCGGCGGCACGCAGTGGAGCGTGAACGTGCGCACCGGCGCCAACTTCCTGCAGAACCCCGAGGGGCGCTTCTGGGTGAACTGGGGCCCCATCCCGCGCGTGGGCGGGCCCACCGGCGCGCTCGACACCGTGCCCTTCGACATCGTGGAGCGCGAGAACGCGCGCGGCACGCCCATCTTCCGCACCGGCCACCACCAGCAGGCCGACGTCTCCGCCAGCGGCGGGACGGACCGCTTCCGCTACTACGCGTCGGGCGGGTTCGAGGACAGCGAGGGCGCCGAGCGCAGCAACGACATGCGCCGCTACACCGCGCGCCTGAACCTGACCGTGGCGCCCAGCAGCAAGCTCGACATCGACGCGGGGATGGGGTACACCGACGGGCTGACCAACCTCTCCGCCGAGGCCGGCTTCGGCGGGCGCGTGTGGTCCACCGTGCTGGCCTCGCCCTCGAACACCGTCGGCGCCGTGGCCCACCAGCGCGGCTTCCACAGCGGGCTGCCGGAGGAGTACGACGCGCTCTACCACTTCTCTCAGGGCGTCAACCGCTTCATCGGGTCGCTGCAGGTGAACCACCGGCCGTTCAGCTGGTTCGCGCACCGGATGAGCGTGGGCGCCGACTTCACCCGCGAGGACAACGTCACCTTCTTCCCGCGCATCGACTCGCTCGTCTCCAACCCCGTGTTCGGGAGCGAGGCGCTGGGGCTGAAGGAGGTGCTGAACGGCGACATCCGCTACCGGACGATCGACTACAGCGGCACGGCCACGTTCGACCTCCTCCGGCAGCTGTCGTCGAAGACCACCTTCGGCGGGCAGTACTACCGGACGAAGAGCGACACCGTGTACGCGTACGGCGAGATCTTCCCCGCGCAGGGGCTGACCGCCATCGACGCCACCACGGCCGACCGGGTGAACAACGAGTTCAGCCTGGAGAACGCGGAGCTCGGCTTCTTCGCGCAGCAGCAGTTCGGCTGGAACGACCGGCTGTTCCTGACCTTCGGGCTGCGCACCGACGACAACAGCGCGTTCGGGCGCAACTTCGACCGCGTCTACTATCCCAAGGTCAGCGGCAGCTGGGTGGTGACGGACGAGCCGTTCTTCAGCGTCCCCTTCATCTCCACCCTCCTCCTGCGCGCCGCCTACGGCGAGGCCGGGAAGCAGCCGCCCACCTTCGCCGCGCAGCGTACCTACGCGCCCGCGATCGGCACGGGCGACGCGCCGGCGGTGACGCCGCAGTTCCTGGGGAACCCGGCGCTGGGACCCGAGCGCGGCAAGGAGCTGGAGGTGGGCTTCGACGCCGGGCTGCTCGACGATCGGCTGGGCTTCGAGGTGACCTACTACAACAAGCGGACGAACGGGGCCATCCTCGAGCGCGAGATCGCGCCGTCGATCGGCTTCTCGGGCACGCAGTTCTTCAACGCCGGCCAGGTGAAGAACTGGGGATGGGAGCTGTCCGCGCGCGGCCGCCCGCTCGACCGCCGCAACGTGGGGCTGGACCTCAATCTGTCTGTCGCGACCAATAACAATCGCGTGGTCACCCTCGGCCTCCCGGGGCTGACGTCGGTGACGGCGGGGAGCTTCCTGGAGCACCGCGAGGGCTTCCCGATCGGCTCGTTCTTCGAGCAGCGCGTGCTG includes:
- the uvsE gene encoding UV DNA damage repair endonuclease UvsE; the encoded protein is MSAERRLGFAVKVAGREGLKSNDARRWQSGPHLRVSMEYLHAIFDYLDEIGVRMYRISSDFVPYRTHPDLPQFHNQVAECRGGLAELGRIARERGIRLSLHPSQYVLLSAVDPAINAKGIADVNAQAELLDAMEQGPEAVVILHLGGAYGDKDAAIARFIANWPRLSESGRRRLVIENDETIYTVQDCLRVHEAVGVRVIFDHQHHLLNPGTMEMGDAVRAALDTWPAEVTPKVHFSSPKMDSRVVVKGGKEVPAPPLLSQHADYVNPWELAAFLRAAGPRPFDVMLEAKMKDAALLKLRADMARLRLWPDGAM
- a CDS encoding TonB-dependent receptor; protein product: MQPTTRSEPPGAVWTLRRLAAAAVALELALPAGAAAQTGEVGGTVVASGGGRPLAGAQVVVVNTSLRAVTDAAGHFRIAGVTGAEATLRVSLLGFQGATRTVRTGDMAVQFALQEAAISLNQLVVTGTAQPTERRALGNAVGTINAAEVTREAPVTSVQSLLNGRAPGVVIQPGTGAVGTGARIRIRGASSFSLSNEPLVYVDGVRINSTAATGPANQAFGSSTISRINDINPEDIQSVEVLRGPAAATLYGTEASNGVIQIITKKGAAGGGTQWSVNVRTGANFLQNPEGRFWVNWGPIPRVGGPTGALDTVPFDIVERENARGTPIFRTGHHQQADVSASGGTDRFRYYASGGFEDSEGAERSNDMRRYTARLNLTVAPSSKLDIDAGMGYTDGLTNLSAEAGFGGRVWSTVLASPSNTVGAVAHQRGFHSGLPEEYDALYHFSQGVNRFIGSLQVNHRPFSWFAHRMSVGADFTREDNVTFFPRIDSLVSNPVFGSEALGLKEVLNGDIRYRTIDYSGTATFDLLRQLSSKTTFGGQYYRTKSDTVYAYGEIFPAQGLTAIDATTADRVNNEFSLENAELGFFAQQQFGWNDRLFLTFGLRTDDNSAFGRNFDRVYYPKVSGSWVVTDEPFFSVPFISTLLLRAAYGEAGKQPPTFAAQRTYAPAIGTGDAPAVTPQFLGNPALGPERGKELEVGFDAGLLDDRLGFEVTYYNKRTNGAILEREIAPSIGFSGTQFFNAGQVKNWGWELSARGRPLDRRNVGLDLNLSVATNNNRVVTLGLPGLTSVTAGSFLEHREGFPIGSFFEQRVLSAEFDANGRPINVMCDNGSGGSMPCRGADGNFGTADDAPNVFLGRSLPKVEGSFSSTLSFFQNFRLYGLIDFKTGMQKVDGNLRVRCTFFGRCEENYYPTRFDPVRIAQVQSSRNLVDFLIQDASFAKLREVSLTYSLPETLARRAGARRASLSVAGRNLHTWTGYEGLEPEAMFLGGTRGGNFGAFEQTTLPQLTSWVVTLNLNF